NNNNNNNNNNNNNNNNNNNNNNNNNNNNNNNNNNNNNNNNNNNNNNNNNNNNNNNNNNNNNNNNNNNNNNNNNNNNNNNNNNNNNNNNNNNNNNNNNNNNNNNNNNNNNNNNNNNNNNNNNNNNNNNNNNNNNNNNNNNNNNNNNNNNNNNNNNNNNNNNNNNNNNNNNNNNNNNNNNNNNNNNNNNNNNNNNNNNNNNNNNNNNNNNNNNNNNNNNNNNNNNNNNNNNNNNNNNNNNNNNNNNNNNNNNNNNNNNNNNNNNNNNNNNNNNNNNNNNNNNNNNNNNNNNNNNNNNNNNNNNNNNNNNNNNNNNNNNNNNNNNNNNNNNNNNNNNNNNNNNNNNNNNNNNNNNNNNNNNNNNNNNNNNNNNNNNNNNNNNNNNNNNNNNNNNNAATCACAAGCAGtgggggaaaagggggagtaAGGGCAGCGATATAAGAGACAGTAAATACTGGCCGAAACAGGTgtgcacacagagaagcacgTTAGAccgagggaggggggaggacacCTGCACAGGCACCCTTATCAGAAGTCACAGCATAGGAGCGAGAGTAGAGtcggagggaagagagaggtgtggctatacatgcacacacacaaacatacacacatatatatatatatatatagagaTCTAtctatttctctctctctctatatataTTTATACATATGAGAGTAAAGACACGATGAAGGTAAAACAAGAAAGCGGAAAAGAACAGAAAGCTAAAACGTTTAGTATTATGACTATGAAGCGATAAGAGACcgtgaagggggggggaagaggtgaagagcACACTTTGTTTGTGAAGTGCTAAAGTTTACCCTGTGTTGCGTActgaagacacacacacacacgcacacacgcacgcgcgcacacatacacgcagaACAAGATTAAGAAATACTCCCTATACGCTGTTTACTTCCAAGCTCTGTGGGGACATGTCTTTCTTGGCGATAACTCCTGACATGCCTGTTAGGGTGTACACTTCGGCCAAAGCGATACTGTTATACAACCATAGCTGGCCATCCTGCACATGTGCGCTGGGGTGCGCAAGTTCTGTCACTGCACGAATCGGTGTTCCCGTGTctctcactcctctctctttcctacccttttgccttctccttttttgtcGACTTGTAGATTCGTCGTGCCAGTACGAGAGTTGGCGCCATAAAATGCATCACGATGagccacgctgcagcggtTCCGGACACGGGCCTCCATGAAGCGCTGAAGCTCCTCCTGCGTCGCCCCATTCAACACCAGCCCTATCGGGATACTGCACTTCCGCCCAATGTCGTCGTTGTTGATCAGCAAAAATGACGCACGATTTGTGATGACGGTGCTGGTGTCTTTGCGCTCTGCCTTGAGCACTACATCCACCTCCATTGTGGTGTTGCGCACGTAAATGACGGTCGCCTCGAGCGTCACCCAGTCCGTGGCGAATACCGGCTCGGGGAAAGCGACGCTGTGCATCCCAATCGTAAAGACATGGCGGTTGCCAGTGAACATGCGGCCGCAGTGCACGGCGTGCTGCTCCATCCATGCCATCAGCTCTCCACCAAAgacggtgttgttgttgttcatGCACGACGTGAAGAAGATGCGGTTCGCCTCCACCTTGGTGGAGTTTATGCGGACATGAATCGGCTTTTGCTCGTTGATAGAGCACTGAGCCTCCTCGGTGGTGAGGATGCGCTTCAAGCGCTCTGCCGTGTTCTTGGCGTTCTCCGCCTGAATCTGGAGAATTTTAGTGTAGCGGTTGTGCAATTCAATATCAAACGGATCGGTCAGTTCCATCGCCGGGACAACCTTGGCTGCCTTCAAATCCGGCGTGATGGCCACCATGGTGAAGAAGGACTCGCCAGCCGGGGTCTCGGTGCGGGTCGACGGCGACTGCCGGTAGAAGCGAATGTAAATGCCCATGGAGCTGGAGCCACAGTGCACCAGTCGGCCATCCAGCCGGACCGCGTCGCCGTGCAGAATGGGCGACGAGAACATCGTGTTCGTGACCCCCACGGTGCACGTCAGGTACCGCTCATGGGTCAGGCAAGTCTGGTGATCAAGTGCCTTCTGTGAGGTGCGGGCTGCGCACAGATCAAGCATCCCCAGCACGCGGCCAGCGGCCAGGCGTGCCCCTGGTATAGTGTCTGAGCCGGCGATGTCGGTCCAGCTCACACGGATGGGGCCCACCATACCCTGTTTGGGATTACCAATGAGGAGGCCAGTGCGACGATTCTCGCGAAATGCTGCCGATGACGATGCGACGCTGACGGCCACCGCAGTACCACAGAGTCGGGAGGCGACTGCCTGACAAGCAGCACGGCGGAGCATTGGCCCTGTCACTTTCCTGTCCTCTGTTCGAATTTGTGGGCTTCTgtgggaaggagaggtgaAGAAACTAGAGCGGTGCACAGGGGGTTCTTGCCTACTTCTGGCGTGCCTTTACCCCCAAAAGCTTCGCAGATCCACACTACGAAGTTGGTCTCCAAGGATTGAAGAAAGAGTTacgggaggggagaggagtaAAGCAAATCGATGAGTGTGGGGAGGatgagtgagggagggagagaaaacgcCGTCCTACCATAGGTGGGCGCGTACAGCGGGTATGAGTACGTCTGTGCGTAtgatgtctgtgtgtgtgtgtgtgtgtgtgtagttgtgtgcctctccgATCTTCCTCGTCAAGGGCGAacatccacacacagaggctGGGCGGGAGGGAAAGGCGGTAGTGGTGATAGTAATGTGagtggcgggggggggtgtcAGCACAACGATGGGTAAAGATGTATGCACTAAAGAAGTGGGGATGAGTAGgtagggaagagaggagtcATGCGCAGATGACGTTTGAACAACATGACACCACTGCAAAACAAAGCTCTCCCGCTTGCTGGGatgaagggaggagagagcagcggagTGAGAGCCCTGTGTTGGTGtaatgaaaaaaaaaaacaagagggaGTGCGGTTGGTGTCAGGAGGAGGGTAACTAAATCCGCACCTGGACAAGGCACAACATACAACACAGTCGTTTCTCCTTCATAtccctttcgcttttctttccgaGATGCTCTCACAGCGACACCGCGTAAACCACTTCCTGTACCGTTGCCCTCATGCCGCATAGACAAGAGCTGCGAGAGCGCCACTCCTCCCCTCAGCATATAACAGTCGTCGATGAATCAGGCGTTGCTGCTCGACGGGGCAGGGATGCAGAGAGGCGTAGGGgtaaagaagagaaggaagggccAAGACGAGGACACTGCGCATGCCTCGGGAGTTGCGCGGCTTCTTGGAGCGATCACTTCGAAACAGGGCTGAATCGGCACGTGCACAGCCAagctcctccccctccccccaataAATGCGGTGCagacgaaaagaagaggaaggaaagaaggggaggagaggggaagaagtgGTGCACGAAGAACGGTGCGCCACTTTGAGACGGCTCCACCAAGGAGAACACGGAAGGTAGAAGAGACGATAGGGGCCCCTTCATACCTACGTCACCATCAATACACACTGCCCCACAGCAGTCGTTGCTGCACCCCGTCGATTCAtgcctttctcctttgcacTGATGCCTTTTCGTCCTTTGTTCTCCTCGTTTCCTATATTTATATACATCGCTTCGTGGTTTGAATCTGAGGACTCAGGTGCTGGTGACATGAGGCAACTAACGCTCATAAGCCAGCACAGAGttgcacacatacacgcgcacacacggcTGCTACTCTACCGACTCGTTCAGAACGTACTGTAGCTTTTCCATTATTACGCGCCGTTCCTGCACGAGGGCGTCGAGGTCCTCTTTGGAGGTGGATGATCGCTTTCCTGTCGCTTTCgtcggcggtgccgccgtcacGTAGGCCCTCCTGCCTGCGCCCCTGTCACtgtcctccc
This Leishmania panamensis strain MHOM/PA/94/PSC-1 chromosome 29 sequence DNA region includes the following protein-coding sequences:
- a CDS encoding hypothetical protein (TriTrypDB/GeneDB-style sysID: LpmP.29.1740) — translated: MLDLCAARTSQKALDHQTCLTHERYLTCTVGVTNTMFSSPILHGDAVRLDGRLVHCGSSSMGIYIRFYRQSPSTRTETPAGESFFTMVAITPDLKAAKVVPAMELTDPFDIELHNRYTKILQIQAENAKNTAERLKRILTTEEAQCSINEQKPIHVRINSTKVEANRIFFTSCMNNNNTVFGGELMAWMEQHAVHCGRMFTGNRHVFTIGMHSVAFPEPVFATDWVTLEATVIYVRNTTMEVDVVLKAERKDTSTVITNRASFLLINNDDIGRKCSIPIGLVLNGATQEELQRFMEARVRNRCSVAHRDAFYGANSRTGTTNLQVDKKGEGKRVGKREE